Proteins encoded by one window of Aspergillus chevalieri M1 DNA, chromosome 6, nearly complete sequence:
- the ATG6 gene encoding beclin 1 (BUSCO:EOG09262FJB;~COG:T;~EggNog:ENOG410PI06;~InterPro:IPR041691,IPR007243,IPR038274,IPR040455;~PFAM:PF17675,PF04111;~go_process: GO:0006914 - autophagy [Evidence IEA]), which yields MANMYCQKCRTPLKLDGSLESLNPAAFDLLVGSTGRTLPENTATSSRPSYPQERRDLYDRVSKQNHSPVYRRSIPAPRHAGSQPNPPRLSRGDSGNMSFVMLTESQVGPPHAGSGDGQRGTVGKDNGTEDGGGAFSDQVERANRLFEIISSRSDIDHPICMECTEMLVDGLQKRLVGATRERDAYISFQRSLNSSVPTAEEIEAAEKSLKETLEAEEAAFAELVELEKEKAALDEEIAGLEEESRQLDVDEEAFWRDRNSFALTLSDFQNERDALNMRYDHDSRQLERLQRTNVYNDAFCIGHDGYFGTINGLRLGRLTNPSVEWPEINAAWGQTALLLSTIAEKLNFQFQGYRLKPLGSTSRIEKIEYPQSPAQSTVGGNGNGTGIPSGPPKITVLDLFSSGDLPLNLPWIHRRFDAGMVAFLECLRQLGEYVEKTPAPGRRGGSGGHGATIPGLKLPYTISRDKIGDASIKLGFNQNDETWTRACKYTLTCCKFLLAHVSNVASAGSGSQSAAVATAGEAAWSP from the exons ATGGCCAACATGTACTGCCAGAAATGCCGTACTCCGCTGAAGCTCGACGGCTCCCTTGAGTCGTTGAACCCAGCGGCTTTTGACCTGCTCGTTG GGTCTACCGGTCGCACCCTCCCAGAAAACACAGCAACCTCCTCCCGCCCCTCCTACCCCCAGGAACGACGAGACCTCTACGACCGCGTCTCCAAACAAAACCACTCCCCCGTCTACAGAAGATCCATACCCGCGCCTCGCCATGCGGGAAGCCAGCCTAACCCCCCACGCCTATCCCGGGGCGACAGCGGGAACATGTCGTTTGTAATGCTCACAGAGTCGCAAGTTGGACCGCCGCACGCGGGATCAGGCGATGGTCAGCGAGGGACTGTGGGGAAGGATAACGGgacagaagatggaggggGGGCGTTTTCGGATCAGGTTGAGCGGGCGAATCGGTTGTTTGAGATTATTTCGTCGCGGTCTGATATTGATCATCCGATTTGTATGGAGTGTACAGAGATGCTTGTGGATGGGTTGCAGAAGAGGTTGGTGGGTGCTACGAGGGAGAGGGATGCTTATATTTCGTTTCAGAGGAGTTTGAATTCGTCTGTTCCGACAgcggaggagattgaggctgCGGAGAAATCGCTCAAGGAGACgttggaggctgaggaggctgCGTTTGCGGAACTTGTggagttggagaaggagaaggctgcGTTGGATGAGGAGATTGCCGGTCTGGAAGAGGAGTCGCGGCAGTTGgatgttgatgaagaggcgTTTTGGCGAGATCGGAATTCCTTCGCCTTGACGCTGTCGGATTTTCAGAACGAGAGGGATGCTTTGAATATGCGATACGACCATGATTCACGCCAGCTCGAACGACTACAACGAACCAATGTTTACAACGACGCCTTTTGCATAGGTCATGATGGCTACTTTGGGACCATCAATGGATTGCGGCTGGGCCGTTTGACCAACCCATCAGTGGAGTGGCCGGAGATTAACGCAGCCTGGGGTCAAACGGCACTGCTTTTATCCACGATTGCGGAAAAGTTAAACTTTCAGTTCCAAGGGTATCGATTGAAACCGCTAGGCTCGACCTCTCGAATTGAAAAGATAGAATATCCACAATCCCCCGCTCAATCCACCGTGGGAGGCAACGGGAACGGGACCGGGATACCATCTGGACCCCCCAAGATCACCGTGTTGGATCTGTTCTCTTCGGGGGATCTTCCGTTGAACCTACCATGGATACACCGCCGCTTCGATGCAGGGATGGTCGCATTCCTCGAATGCTTACGACAACTTGGCGAGTATGTTGAGAAGACCCCTGCGCCGGGCCGTCGAGGCGGTAGTGGCGGTCATGGGGCTACGATCCCCGGGCTGAAACTGCCGTACACGATCTCACGCGACAAGATTGGCGACGCAAGCATCAAACTTGGATTCAACCAAAACGACGAGACGTGGACGCGGGCATGTAAGTACACGCTAACGTGCTGTAAGTTCTTATTGGCACACGTGAGCAACGTTGCCAGCGCGGGATCTGGCAGCCAGTCTGCAGCCGTTGCAACGGCGGGGGAAGCAGCCTGGAGCCCGTAA
- a CDS encoding Clr5 domain-containing protein (COG:S;~EggNog:ENOG410PTYT;~InterPro:IPR025676;~PFAM:PF14420) has protein sequence MFMMDGSIPPSSSRSIPSIPPSSSSSSSSTIPPTTTVASTPSSSSSSAVFRPRRSEDWQQYRPIIEHLYLNNQLKLRDVKIIMERDHHFVASEKQYKDRLAAWHIRKNIKAKEVQVMIRKQQKRAARGKQTAFRVGGQEVDSKRISRFLRRYGSSWENPKSPPQTNSPEPETPTDMSCYTPEPEDRSSALSPMPEIPSDPRALDASPLDPNHPIPSHHPHPAEMPDDQPLSATLSPSLTNDTPKPLDDDLHEEDPWHALVSFQDRLLVLHQTLEQSMSDYTTPLDD, from the exons ATGTTCATGATGGATGGTTCCatccctccgtcgtcctcCAGGTCCATTCCCTCTATTCCtccttcatcctcatcttcctcgtcgtctaCCATCCCTCCAACTACTACCGTCGCCTCTAcgccttcctcctcttcctcctctgccGTGTTTCGCCCCCGCCGTTCGGAAGATTGGCAACAGTACCGGCCCATTATCGAACACCTCTATCTGAATAACCAGTTGAAACTGCGGGATGTCAAAATAATCATGGAGCGAGATCATCATTTTGTTGCTTC GGAAAAACAGTACAAAGACCGCCTCGCAGCATGGCACATCCGCAAAAACATCAAAGCCAAAGAAGTTCAGGTCATGATCCGGAAACAGCAGAAACGGGCTGCTCGTGGGAAACAAACGGCTTTTCGTGTTGGGGGGCAGGAAGTTGATTCCAAGCGCATCTCTCGTTTTCTCCGCAGATACGGTTCTTCGTGGGAAAATCCCAAGTCACCGCCGCAGACCAACAGTCCAGAGCCAG AAACCCCTACCGATATGAGTTGCTATACACCCGAACCAGAAGACAGATCCTCAGCGTTATCTCCCATGCCAGAAATCCCTTCAGATCCCC GAGCCCTCGATGCTTCGCCGCTAGACCCCAACCATCCCATTCCATCGCATCATCCCCATCCTGCTGAAATGCCCGATGACCAACCTCTCTCGGCCACGCTGAGTCCGAGTTTAACGAATGACACGCCCAAACCACTAGACGATGATCTTCACGAGGAAGATCCGTGGCACGCTcttgtttcttttcaagACCGCCTTCTTGTCCTCCATCAGACGCTGGAGCAGTCCATGTCGGATTATACCACGCCTCTGGATGATTGA
- the pex13 gene encoding peroxin PEX13 (COG:U;~EggNog:ENOG410PFZY;~InterPro:IPR035463,IPR036028,IPR001452,IPR007223;~PFAM:PF04088,PF00018,PF07653;~TransMembrane:1 (o279-301i);~go_component: GO:0005777 - peroxisome [Evidence IEA];~go_component: GO:0016021 - integral component of membrane [Evidence IEA];~go_function: GO:0005515 - protein binding [Evidence IEA];~go_process: GO:0016560 - protein import into peroxisome matrix, docking [Evidence IEA]), with the protein MASVSPPKPWERAGAAGGTALSTPATSTAASTMTNSTATTSPTATTTPTSTSTAAAPNLPSRPDALNAVVNRTASNYSPYSASRLGASPYSAYSSPYSSPYSSPYSRLGGMGSMGSMYGGYGGYGGMYGGMGGMGMGGMGGMYGGMPGGDPNDPNSLTNSFGQSTQATFQMIESIVGAFGGFAQMLESTYMATHSSFFAMVSVAEQLGNLRNTLGSALGIFTIMRWFRTLIAKVTGRPPPADATALTPSAFAAFMNGRSAPATLPDGTPAPPKMSRKPFFMFLVAVFGLPYLMGKLIKTLARSQEQRRQLMVGANGEPTTGPLDPSKLDFCRLLYDYTPESQEGAGIDLAVKKGDIVAVLSKSDPMGNASEWWRCRARDGRVGYLPGPYLETIQRRPTPQAITSGSSSGSDSGNVQVKMGASEEEKKPEIKGKMGDIAPESFQKSTFYS; encoded by the exons ATGGCGTCCGTCTCGCCACCCAAGCCGTGGGAGAGGGCCGGCGCGGCTGGGG GTACTGCTCTATCCACTCCCGCCACTAGCACAGCCGCTTCTACCATGACCAACTCCACCGCAACAACATCCCCGACCGCGACCACTACACCAACATCCACATCAACCGCAGCAGCGCCCAACCTACCATCACGACCAGACGCTCTGAACGCAGTGGTCAACCGCACCGCCTCGAATTATTCTCCCTACAGTGCTTCTCGATTAGGAGCGAGTCCCTACAGCGCGTATTCGTCACCATACTCGTCGCCGTATTCGTCGCCGTACTCCCGTCTCGGCGGCATGGGTTCGATGGGATCGATGTATGGTGGATATGGTGGCTATGGTGGGATGTATGGGGGCATGGGGGGCATGGGGATGGGAGGAATGGGAGGAATGTATGGCGGTATGCCGGGCGGGGATCCGAATGATCCTAACAGCTTGACGAATTCATTTGGGCAGAGCACGCAGGCGACGTTTCAGATGATTGAGAGCATCGTGGGTGCATTTGGGGGGTTTGCTCAGATGCTCGAGAGTACTTATATGGCCACGCATAGTTCTTTTTTTG CCATGGTCTCTGTGGCAGAGCAGTTGGGTAATTTGCGAAACACGCTTGGCTCAGCGCTGGGGATCTTTACCATAATGCGATGGTTTAGGACACTGATCGCGAAAGTAACCGGTCGTCCCCCGCCGGCGGATGCCACGGCTCTCACGCCGTCTGCATTTGCGGCCTTTATGAATGGCCGCTCGGCTCCGGCTACGCTTCCTGATGGAACCCCTGCGCCTCCCAAAATGTCCAGGAAGCCGTTTTTCATGTTCCTAGTCGCCGTATTTGGCCTTCCCTATTTGATGGGCAAACTCATCAAGACCCTTGCACGCTCGCAGGAGCAGCGCCGCCAACTCATGGTGGGTGCGAATGGGGAGCCCACTACCGGACCCCTCGACCCCTCTAAGCTGGACTTTTGTCGCCTGCTGTACGACTACACCCCGGAGTCACAGGAAGGCGCGGGGATCGACCTAGCCGTGAAGAAGGGCGACATCGTCGCCGTGCTGAGCAAATCGGATCCCATGGGCAATGCATCTGAGTGGTGGCGATGTCGGGCACGGGATGGCCGTGTTGGGTATCTCCCGGGGCCGTACTTGGAGACGATCCAGCGTCGCCCGACCCCGCAGGCGATCACCTcgggcagcagcagcggcagcgaCAGCGGCAACGTGCAGGTGAAGATGGGAGCTagcgaggaggagaagaagccggAGATCAAGGGGAAGATGGGCGATATTGCGCCGGAGAGTTTTCAAAAGAGTACCTTTTATTCATGA
- the ERO1 gene encoding ER oxidoreductin (BUSCO:EOG09261JR0;~COG:O;~EggNog:ENOG410PG36;~InterPro:IPR037192,IPR007266;~PFAM:PF04137;~SECRETED:SignalP(1-20);~go_component: GO:0005783 - endoplasmic reticulum [Evidence IEA];~go_function: GO:0003756 - protein disulfide isomerase activity [Evidence IEA];~go_function: GO:0016671 - oxidoreductase activity, acting on a sulfur group of donors, disulfide as acceptor [Evidence IEA];~go_process: GO:0055114 - oxidation-reduction process [Evidence IEA]) — MRSARVFYLALFAFLRLTSASDDEAQEHHNSNTCAIDPKATVSDACVSYATIDHLNDEVYTLLHSITQETDFFSHYRLNLFNKECAFWSDSESMCGNIACSVNTIDSEEDIPLTWRAEELSKLEGPKAGHPGRKQQAERPRDRPLQGMLGDNVGESCVVEYDDECDERDYCVPEDEGASGKGDYVSLVDNPERFTGYAGPGAHQVWDAIYRENCFLKPTPGLSVSPAQELGGLQAMHDFRNVLQMEMKRPDGYPLDNECLEKRVFHRLISGMHASISTHLCWDYLNQTTGQWHPNLQCFKERLHDHPERISNLYFNYALVSRAVAKLQKHLQGYTYCTSDPAQDIDTKGKVTKLTQTLAKRPQIFDEHLMFQDPSSPGLKEDFRNRFRNVSRLMDCVGCDKCRLWGKLQVNGYGTALKVLFDYDETKNGDNPPLRRLELVALINTLGRISHSLAAVRSFHRAMDLGQGETFAIPAGGHLGSNQKTRRLFKDGGSTFYYEGDEEEFSYRGERQRLPWERRPRRPDDGFLDDFKAEFEVVWDTYMFVLGSWARIPQTVFEIGVLEVNRVWNYWLGLPVPPRTWKIKLPSRDEL; from the exons ATGCGCTCAGCCAGGGTCTTCTACCTGGCCCTTTTCGCCTTTTTACGACTAACCAGCGCCAGCGACGATGAAGCGCAAGAGCACCACAACTCGAACACCTGCGCT ATCGATCCCAAAGCCACGGTCTCCGACGCCTGCGTCTCATACGCGACCATCGACCACCTTAACGATGAGGTCTACACGCTCCTCCACTCCATTACCCAAGAAACAGATTTCTTCTCACACTACCGCCTCAACCTTTTCAACAAAGAGTGTGCCTTTTGGTCCGACTCAGAAAGCATGTGTGGGAATATCGCGTGTTCCGTTAATACCATTGACTCCGAAGAAGATATCCCGTTGACGTGGCGAGCCGAGGAACTGAGTAAACTCGAAGGTCCTAAGGCCGGACATCCGGGTCGCAAGCAACAAGCAGAGAGGCCGCGGGATAGGCCGCTGCAGGGGATGTTGGGTGATAATGTTGGGGAGAGTTGTGTGGTtgagtatgatgatgaatgCGACGAGCGCGATTACTGTGTTCCTGAGGATGAGGGTGCCAGTGGGAAGGGTGATTATGTGAGTCTGGTTGATAACCCGGAGAGGTTTACGGGGTATGCCGGACCAGGGGCGCATCAAGTTTGGGATGCTATCTACCGGGAGAATTGTTTCTTGAAACCGACTCCGGGACTGAGTGTGTCGCCAGCGCAGGAGTTGGGTGGATTGCAGGCTATGCACGATTTCCGGAACGTGCTGCAGATGGAGATGAAGCGCCCGGATGGGTATCCGTTGGATAATGAGTGTTTGGAGAAGCGGGTGTTCCATCGACTTATTAGCGGAATGCATGCGTCTATCTCGACGCATCTGTGCTGGGACTATCTTAACCAGACGACCGGGCAGTGGCACCCGAATCTGCAATGCTTCAAGGAGCGTCTGCATGATCACCCTGAGCGGATCTCAAACCTGTACTTCAACTACGCCTTGGTCTCCCGGGCTGTGGCCAAGCTGCAGAAGCATCTCCAAGGTTATACCTACTGTACGAGCGACCCGGCGCAAGATATCGACACCAAGGGAAAAGTCACCAAGTTGACGCAGACCCTGGCGAAGCGGCCTCAGATTTTCGATGAGCACTTGATGTTCCAGGATCCCAGCTCCCCAGGTCTGAAAGAGGACTTCCGCAACCGCTTCCGCAACGTCAGCCGTCTCATGGACTGCGTGGGCTGCGACAAGTGCCGCCTCTGGGGTAAACTCCAGGTCAACGGCTATGGCACCGCACTGAAGGTCCTCTTTGACTACGACGAGACCAAGAACGGCGACAACCCTCCCTTGCGACGACTGGAATTGGTCGCGTTGATAAACACCCTCGGTCGCATTTCGCACAGTTTAGCCGCGGTGCGCAGTTTCCATCGCGCCATGGACTTGGGACAAGGCGAGACATTTGCAATTCCCGCCGGTGGTCACTTAGGTAGCAACCAAAAGACGAGACGTCTGTTCAAGGATGGTGGTTCTACGTTCTACTATGAaggtgatgaggaagaatTCTCCTACCGAGGCGAGCGACAGCGATTGCCGTGGGAGCGGCGGCCCCGTCGGCCCGATGACGGGTTCTTGGATGACTTCAAGGCCGAGTTTGAGGTTGTTTGGGATACGTACATGTTCGTCCTAGGGTCTTGGGCTCGCATTCCGCAGACAGT GTTCGAAATCGGAGTGCTTGAGGTGAACCGGGTCTGGAACTACTGGCTTGGTCTTCCAGTGCCACCGCggacatggaagatcaaGCTTCCTTCACGAGATGAGCTATGA
- a CDS encoding uncharacterized protein (COG:S;~EggNog:ENOG410PQ7R;~InterPro:IPR000073,IPR029058), which translates to MATVQRHPLHSLGPIHPPKVDKSAIKPSVARKINIRVKDPLDHAAPAIIHEPRKYSVDDANASAVVLVSGAGGGVSGPAGIYPSLADKLTLLLSIPCIRLDYRLAADTDHCTADIIASLNYLSQHYKSANFVIVGWSFGGSPCFTAAAEEPNRIRGVATIASQTARTAGVKGLAPRPLLLLHGLGDSVLGSECSEALYRMYGDESENGGEREIKLFERGDHGLSGLGPEVEGLLLGFIGRVLGFEGVVGEPETRGVAGEDFAGGQGERVREMEEGRDLEGEALA; encoded by the exons ATGGCTACAGTTCAACGCCATCCCCTCCACAGCCTTGGCCCAATCCATCCGCCCAAAGTCGACAAGAGTGCGATCAAACCGTCCGTCGCGAGGAAAATCAACATCCGTGTCAAGGATCCGTTGGACCACGCAGCCCCGGCCATTATACACGAGCCACGCAAGTACAGCGTCGACGACGCCAATGCGTCAGCTGTGGTATTGGTCAGTGGTGCTGGCGGCGGCGTGAGCGGACCAGCCG GAATCTACCCATCACTAGCGGACAAActcaccctcctcctctccatccCCTGCATCCGCCTCGACTACCGCCTCGCCGCAGACACAGACCACTGCACCGCCGACATCATCGCCTCCCTGAACTACCTCTCCCAGCACTACAAATCCGCCAACTTTGTGATTGTCGGCTGGTCCTTCGGCGGCAGCCCCTGCTTCACAGCCGCAGCCGAGGAACCAAACCGCATCCGCGGCGTCGCGACCATCGCCTCGCAGACCGCCAGAACAGCCGGAGTAAAGGGTTTGGCGCCTAGgccgctgttgctgttgcatGGGTTGGGGGATAGTGTGCTGGGAAGTGAGTGTTCAGAGGCGCTGTATCGGATGTATGGGGATGAGAGTGAGAATGGAGGGGAGAGGGAGATTAAGTTGTTTGAAAGAGGGGATCATGGGTTGAGTGGATTGGGGCCGGAGGTGGAGGGGTTGTTGCTAGGTTTTATTGGGAGGGTGTTGGGATTTGAGGGGGTTGTTGGTGAGCCGGAGACGAGGGGGGTTGCTGGGGAGGATTTTGCGGGTGGTCAGGGCGAGAGGGTtagggagatggaggaggggagggatCTGGAGGGGGAGGCATTGGCTTGA
- a CDS encoding uncharacterized protein (COG:S;~EggNog:ENOG410PSU1;~InterPro:IPR013226), with protein MPTTVSSRQLPYADHLRGAQYIEDCPPQDYWYSEQATNMNFGSSNPYRCNSPESLCRRPSTDSLRSVPSIDFSGTLEHHPVYPKTSWASSRPRPRPRSYPETQRYSPDSGLVNPDVIDRMDNVGDLMYHHEGPYDAVCRERNRKNQMSPLEAVSRSNEEALRATPRERIVDSVRNNRPLDGTAFYPPGITDNGGNTYDYEEGANMMSDFGNFMRDPGFKFRDEDFKNDRFYTDPPPKPYIFVAKVLKRCGFKRIPV; from the exons ATGCCTACCACTGTGTCTTCCCGTCAGCTTCCCTATGCTGACCACCTCCGTGGCGCCCAGTATATTGAGGACTGTCCTCCTCAGGACTACTGGTACTCAGAACAAGCCACCAACATGAACTTCGGCAGCAGCAACCCCTACCGCTGCAACTCTCCAGAGTCGCTCTGCCGCCGACCCAGTACCGATTCGCTCCGCTCGGTACCTTCCATCGATTTCTCGGGCACACTGGAACACCACCCAGTGTACCCAAAGACAAGTTGGGCGAGTAGTCGTCCTCGTCCCCGCCCCAGGAGCTACCCAGAAACTCAAAGGTACTCCCCCGATTCTGGCCTGGTCAATCCGGATGTCATCGACCGGATGGACAACGTGGGCGACCTCATGTATCACCATGAGGGCCCTTACGATGCCGTGTGCAGAGAGCGGAATCGCAAGAACCAGATGAGCCCGCTGGAGGCTGTCAGCCGATCGAACGAGGAGGCCCTCAGAGCTACCCCTCGCGAGCGGATCGTCGACAGTGTCCGCAACAACCGGCCCCTGGATGGCACCGCTTTCTACCCACCGGGTATTACGGACAACGGTGGGAACACGTACGACTACGAAGAGGGAGCCAATATGATGAGTGACTTCGGGAATTTCATGCGCGATCCTGGATTT AAATTCCGAGACGAGGACTTCAAAAACGACCGGTTCTACACGGATCCGCCGCCCAAGCCTTACATTTTCGTGGCCAAGGTGCTCAAGCGCTGTGGATTCAAACGCATCCCCGTCTAG
- the USB1 gene encoding HVSL domain-containing protein (COG:A;~EggNog:ENOG410PQ32;~InterPro:IPR027521;~PFAM:PF09749;~go_function: GO:0004518 - nuclease activity [Evidence IEA];~go_process: GO:0034477 - U6 snRNA 3'-end processing [Evidence IEA]), whose protein sequence is MSLVQYSDSESDSDTQTSPPPPAKRIRPNTQCQRPNNPGSSLPPLPTTFYDLYATSTRVSVQDDPSLHGGRKRVIPHVEGNWPTHLYLEWFPSKSELGVLENLIQQSESKLGDKRRVIHSLLRSDLGAQLPLHISLSRPVVLRTEQRQSFIDTYTTAVRDSNVSPFDITPGNLHWVSNYEKTRWFLVLHAQKPANDGLNCLLKLSNRLLASFDQPPLYEKAIQTNSGGGRRQQNGADDHSHCFHISIAWALTEPSTVDREQVASIDLKGLKGLRVRFDCVKAKIGNNISSIPLPSGIVDQKGIGGL, encoded by the exons ATGTCCCTAGTCCAATACTCAGATTCAGAATCCGACTCAGATACCCAAACATCACCTCCTCCACCAGCCAAGCGCATCCGCCCAAACACTCAGTGCCAGCGCCCCAATAATCCGGGCTCATCACTCCCCCCGTTACCAACAACCTTCTACGACCTCTACGCCACAAGCACTCGCGTTAGCGTCCAAGATGATCCAAGCCTCCATGGAGGTCGGAAACGGGTAATCCCGCATGTTGAGGGGAACTGGCCTACGCATTTGTATCTTGAGT GGTTCCCAAGCAAGAGTGAGCTGGGGGTATTGGAGAATCTCATCCAGCAATCTGAGAGTAAACTGGGAGATAAGCGCAGGGTCATACATAGCCTTCTGCGGAGTGACCTGGGCGCACAGCTCCCGCTGCACATAAGCTTATCCAGGCCGGTTGTTCTGCGGACTGAACAGAGACAATCTTTCATTGATACATATACGACTGCTGTTCGGGATTCGAATGTGTCACC ATTCGACATCACGCCAGGAAACCTGCATTGGGTATCCAACTACGAGAAAACGCGCTGGTTCCTTGTTCTACATGCGCAGAAACCCGCGAATGATGGATTAAATTGCCTACTAAAGCTCTCCAATCGCTTACTTGCTTCTTTTGATCAACCTCCTCTATACGAGAAAGCAATTCAGACTAATTCTGGTGGAGGACGGCGTCAGCAGAACGGAGCGGATGACCATTCACACTGTTTTCATATCTCTATCGCCTGGGCTCTGACAGAACCATCTACAGTTGACAGAGAGCAAGTGGCAAGCATCGACTTGAAGGGCCTGAAGGGCCTCAGGGTTCGTTTTGATTGTGTCAAGGCGAAGATTGGGAATAATATATCGAGCATACCGCTGCCAAGTGGGATTGTCGACCAGAAGGGCATTGGTGGATTATGA
- a CDS encoding uncharacterized protein (COG:S;~EggNog:ENOG410PRXT;~InterPro:IPR024526;~PFAM:PF12720) produces the protein MSQLQIPPVTLEDLQTFQAKHFLGHQTAACDYPTAPAEDVYYHYEEEKEYYDDDGDDLGYYPDGIKRTLTDEQIRIFRHSEIHAILRERQLKQEVAEESDEQTQTQTVNAKRKREDGDNNDGGSKRVGSKQAEPARAGVGSESTALHYDDEQEPREAQRPTTSAPFAGRRIISYKD, from the exons ATGTCGCAACTACAAATCCCACCAGTAACTCTA GAAGACCTCCAAACCTTCCAAGCCAAGCATTTCCTCGGCCACCAAACAGCAGCATGTGACTACCCGACCGCCCCAGCCGAAGACGTTTACTACCAttacgaagaagaaaaagaatactatgacgacgacggcgacgatCTCGGATATTACCCAGATGGCATAAAACGTACTCTCACAGACGAGCAGATCAGGATATTTCGGCATAGCGAGATACACGCCATACTGCGGGAGAGACAGCTAAAACAAGAGGTGGCTGAGGAATCTGATGAGCAGACTCAGACGCAGACTGTGAATGCGAAGCGGAAACGTGAGGATGGAGATAATAATGATGGCGGTTCGAAGCGGGTCGGTTCGAAGCAGGCTGAGCCGGCTAGAGCTGGTGTCGGGTCTGAGTCGACGGCACTGCATTATGATGATGAGCAGGAACCTCGTGAGGCTCAGAGGCCTACCACGAGTGCTCCGTTTGCTGGACGGAGGATTATCTCTTATAAGGATTGA